One segment of Streptomyces sp. XD-27 DNA contains the following:
- a CDS encoding beta-ketoacyl synthase N-terminal-like domain-containing protein, with product MNNPPDHTTQGSDRVQRALRTLLEERDRLRQENDALKAGRGEPIAVVAMACRYPGGVSSPEQLWEVIRDGRDVVDELPQDRGWRDVYDPDPDTVGSAYTRQGGFLTDVAGFDTDFFGISPREALAMDPQQRLLLETSWEVFERAGIVPAGVRGADVGVFTGISSPEYGARFLETSGHDLEGYLLYGSTLSIASGRVAYQMGFTGPAVSLDTACSSSLVALHLAVQSLRSGECSLALAGGVSVMSTPSILVEFSRQRALSADGRCKAFADGADGTGWAEGAGVLLLERLSDARSNGHPVLAVLRGSAVNQDGASNGLTAPNGRAQERVIRRALANAGVAASEVDAVEAHGTGTALGDPIEAGALLATYGQDRPQDRPLWLGSVKSNMGHAQAASGVAGVIKMVMALRHGVLPRTLHVDAPSPHVDWASGAVELLTEAQPWPDAGRPRRAAVSSFGISGTNAHVVLEQAPEGGDAAGADVPGPAVAADGPVAADGPVPWLVSGKSAAALGAQAGRLAGFVAAGADLSAADVGLSLAVSRSAFDHRAVVIGRELADFEAALAELAVGELPPGAVTGAVTAEPGKTVFVFPGQGSQWRGMAVELADSSPVFADRLAQCADAIEAHVDWRVLDVLREVEGAPSLERIEVVQPVLFAVMVSLAALWQACGVVPAAVVGHSQGEIAAACVSGALSLEDAARIVVLRSQLFADELVGQGAVASVALSRADVEARLDAYGDQLSVAGINGPRAVTVAGEVEALEKLVAGLEAEGVRARVVPATVASHCVQVDRLRERILDLLGFVEPRAGSVPLYSTVTGQVMDGSELNAAYWFENCRRPVAFEPVVRSLLVDGFRVFVESSAHPVLTLGLVDTADDAGTEVVAVGTLRRGEGGLERFHASLGEAWTQGVDVDWPVVFQSRAARVVDLPTYAFQHQRYWLNAPSHPAVTVETPPTELPTDDDHLVLLPDKIAGLPDSDAEALVLDHVLKKVAVVLGRPTAETLDPDQKFGDIGFDSMLSVELSKRLSAATGLKLRANVVLKYPTPKLISVHLMSSMARRDPR from the coding sequence ATGAACAACCCGCCGGATCACACGACGCAGGGCTCGGACCGGGTCCAGCGGGCGCTCCGCACACTGCTGGAGGAGCGCGACCGCCTCCGCCAGGAGAACGACGCCCTGAAGGCCGGCCGCGGCGAGCCGATCGCCGTCGTGGCCATGGCCTGCCGCTACCCCGGAGGCGTGTCGTCCCCCGAACAACTGTGGGAGGTGATCCGCGACGGCCGGGACGTCGTGGACGAGCTCCCGCAGGACCGCGGCTGGCGAGACGTGTACGACCCGGACCCCGACACCGTCGGCAGCGCGTACACGCGTCAGGGCGGCTTCCTGACGGACGTGGCCGGTTTCGACACGGACTTCTTCGGCATCAGTCCGCGTGAGGCGCTGGCGATGGACCCCCAGCAGCGGCTGCTCCTCGAGACGTCGTGGGAGGTCTTCGAGCGGGCCGGCATCGTTCCCGCAGGTGTGCGCGGCGCCGACGTCGGTGTCTTCACCGGAATCAGCTCGCCCGAGTACGGGGCCCGCTTCCTGGAGACCAGCGGGCACGACCTGGAGGGCTACCTGCTGTACGGCAGCACCCTGAGCATCGCCTCCGGCCGGGTGGCGTACCAGATGGGATTCACCGGGCCCGCGGTGTCGTTGGACACGGCGTGCTCGTCGTCGCTGGTGGCCCTGCACCTGGCGGTGCAGTCACTGCGTTCGGGCGAGTGCTCGCTCGCGCTGGCCGGCGGGGTCTCGGTGATGTCGACCCCCTCGATCCTCGTGGAGTTCTCCCGGCAGCGCGCGCTGTCGGCCGACGGCCGCTGCAAGGCCTTCGCCGACGGAGCCGACGGGACCGGCTGGGCCGAGGGCGCGGGTGTGCTGCTCCTTGAGCGGTTGTCCGACGCCCGCAGCAACGGCCACCCGGTCCTTGCCGTCCTGCGTGGTTCCGCGGTGAACCAGGACGGCGCCAGCAACGGCCTGACCGCCCCCAACGGCCGCGCCCAGGAGAGGGTGATTCGCAGGGCACTGGCGAACGCGGGCGTCGCGGCCAGCGAGGTGGACGCGGTCGAGGCCCACGGCACCGGAACCGCGCTGGGCGATCCCATCGAGGCCGGTGCGCTCCTTGCCACCTACGGCCAGGACCGGCCGCAGGACCGGCCGCTGTGGCTGGGGTCCGTGAAGTCGAACATGGGTCACGCCCAGGCGGCCTCGGGCGTCGCTGGCGTGATCAAGATGGTGATGGCCCTGCGGCACGGGGTGCTGCCCCGCACGCTGCACGTGGACGCGCCGTCCCCGCACGTGGACTGGGCGTCGGGTGCGGTGGAGCTGCTGACCGAGGCACAGCCCTGGCCGGACGCGGGCCGCCCGCGCCGCGCTGCTGTCTCCTCCTTCGGTATCAGCGGGACCAACGCGCACGTGGTGCTTGAGCAGGCCCCGGAGGGCGGGGACGCCGCTGGCGCGGACGTGCCGGGTCCGGCGGTGGCGGCGGACGGGCCGGTGGCGGCGGATGGGCCGGTGCCGTGGCTGGTGTCGGGTAAGAGTGCGGCGGCGTTGGGGGCGCAGGCGGGGCGGTTGGCGGGCTTCGTGGCCGCCGGTGCGGACCTGTCGGCGGCTGATGTGGGGTTGTCGCTGGCGGTGTCGCGGTCGGCGTTCGACCACCGGGCGGTGGTGATCGGCCGCGAACTGGCCGACTTCGAGGCCGCGTTGGCGGAACTGGCCGTCGGGGAACTGCCGCCGGGCGCGGTGACCGGCGCGGTGACCGCCGAGCCCGGCAAGACCGTGTTCGTCTTCCCCGGCCAGGGATCGCAGTGGCGGGGAATGGCCGTGGAGTTGGCCGACTCCTCACCGGTGTTCGCGGACCGGTTGGCGCAGTGCGCGGACGCCATCGAGGCGCATGTGGACTGGCGCGTGCTCGATGTGCTGCGGGAGGTGGAAGGGGCACCGTCGCTGGAACGGATCGAGGTCGTACAGCCGGTGCTGTTCGCCGTGATGGTGTCGCTGGCGGCGCTGTGGCAGGCCTGCGGGGTGGTACCGGCGGCGGTCGTCGGACACTCGCAAGGGGAGATCGCCGCCGCGTGCGTGTCGGGGGCGCTGTCGCTGGAAGACGCGGCGCGGATCGTCGTGCTGCGGTCGCAGTTGTTCGCGGACGAGCTGGTGGGCCAGGGCGCGGTGGCGTCGGTGGCGCTGTCGCGGGCGGACGTCGAGGCCCGACTGGACGCGTACGGGGACCAGTTGTCGGTCGCGGGGATCAACGGGCCCCGAGCGGTGACCGTCGCCGGTGAGGTCGAGGCCCTGGAGAAGCTCGTCGCGGGCCTGGAAGCGGAAGGCGTGCGGGCCCGAGTGGTACCGGCCACCGTGGCTTCGCACTGCGTTCAGGTGGACCGGCTGCGCGAACGAATCCTCGACCTGCTCGGCTTCGTCGAGCCGCGCGCCGGATCGGTGCCGCTGTACTCCACCGTCACCGGCCAGGTCATGGACGGATCGGAGCTGAATGCCGCGTACTGGTTCGAGAACTGCCGTCGCCCGGTGGCCTTCGAACCGGTGGTGCGGTCGCTGCTCGTCGACGGATTCCGCGTCTTCGTCGAGTCCAGCGCCCACCCCGTGCTGACACTGGGCCTCGTCGACACCGCCGACGACGCCGGGACCGAGGTCGTGGCGGTGGGCACCCTGCGCCGGGGCGAGGGCGGTCTTGAACGGTTCCACGCCTCCCTCGGTGAGGCGTGGACACAAGGCGTGGACGTCGACTGGCCGGTGGTGTTCCAGAGCCGGGCGGCACGCGTCGTCGACCTGCCGACCTACGCCTTCCAGCACCAGCGGTACTGGCTGAACGCCCCCTCGCACCCAGCCGTGACGGTGGAAACACCCCCGACGGAGCTGCCCACCGACGACGACCACCTCGTCCTACTGCCGGACAAGATCGCCGGACTCCCCGACAGCGACGCCGAGGCACTCGTCCTTGACCACGTCCTTAAGAAGGTCGCCGTCGTCCTCGGCCGACCCACCGCCGAGACGCTCGACCCCGACCAGAAGTTCGGGGACATCGGATTCGACTCGATGCTGTCGGTGGAGCTGAGCAAACGCCTGTCCGCGGCGACCGGACTCAAGCTGAGGGCGAACGTGGTGCTGAAGTACCCGACACCAAAACTGATCAGCGTGCACCTCATGTCCTCGATGGCCCGCCGCGATCCGCGGTAG
- a CDS encoding type I polyketide synthase → MAEPNDAVVEALRTSLKENERLRGVNAELSAAAHEPIAIVGMSCRYPGGVRSPEDLWELVAAGRDAISGFPRNRGWDVDGLYAPEPGTHGKSYVREGGFLYDADEFDPAFFEISPREAMAIEPQQRLLLQSSWEAIERAGIDPTTLRGSRTGVFVGIARQEYGPALHESPEALEGYLMMGTSVAVASGRISYVWGFEGPAVTIDTACSSSLVTMHMAAQALRNGECSLALAGGATVMAMPGVFIEFSRQRGLAADGRCKAFAEAADGTAWGEGVGLLLLERLSDARKNGHQVLAVIRGSAVNQDGASNGLTAPNGPSQQRVIRQALANARLTADQVDAVEAHGTGTTLGDPIEAQALLATYGKDRPVDRPLWLGSVKSNIGHPQCAAGAAGVIKMVMAMRHGTLPKTLHVDEPTSHVDWSAGAVELLADKRPWPQTDDRPRRAAVSAFGVSGTNAHLILEQAPEQETAPEQPTAPATVDHVPGGTAGLVPWVVSARSEDGLRAQAERLRDFAAADAGLDIADVGWSLVSSRARLEHRAVVIGRDRDELLSGLASLSDGAESARVARGVAGRLGASAFMFPGQGAGWAGVARQMYDAFPVFAQSLDEVCARFDTHLPYELKPLLLADALAEDQAQRTDIAQPALFALQVSLYRLMTRYCPRPDRLIGHSVGEITAAHVSGALDLDGATRLVAARGRVMQTVTERGAMLAVRASRDEVSALLGPYDRIGVAAVNGPESVVVSGARDEVLALRDRLVADGTQAKPLKVDHAFHSPLMDPILDEFAASIDALPAGETTIPVVSTRLGREATLAELTSVEHWVNHVREPVRFFDAVEHARAAGARVFLEVGPGSALASITKEAFASEGVDDAVVLSASRRDREAPEALIGALAQLHVRGGSVDWDALFGTRRRVDLPTYAFERQRYWLDPSAAAGAADVASAGLSAPQHPLLGAVVDHPGTGEVVFTDRWSLHTHDWLADHAVFGAVVVPGTAYLDLALWAGDSVGCAAIEELSLEVPLILPGTGDVQVRVVVGAADETGHRSLDVYSRSGDDGRTVGGWTRHATGSLAPDAPRPAERTEDARSLAAWPPAGAKQLAIDGFYDSLADTGFDYGPTFRGLREVWQHGDDLYVLAALPTTHDVSADGFALHPALIDSVLHAVAVGGVLDVTDGQGWMPFSWSGVDLTGQCGPSVRVRMTPAGEGVVSLTIADEHGRDIAHVAALTFRPAGPEHLRSARGGHQRSLYELRWLPLQRGTRETHRGQWGVLGARDGLASRLSTAVPYASLDDVLQGEVPRHVVLCLDDFVTAGTDPLAEVTDADTRVLDCVQRFLAEERLSGSTLVVLTRLALDTGGGESVESLPGASVWGLIRSAQTEHPGRFRLVDIDDDETSWACFPDVLTLGDEQLALRGGTYLIPRMAPAAPADHQIEPPPTGAHRLGIPVKGTLENLTWVPCPEVLEPLTSGQVRIAVQAAGLNFRDVTIALGLVERTAFGAGIGSEGAGTVLEVADDVTGLAPGDRVMGAFSGAFGRVAVTDQRLLVPIPDRWSHAEAASVPSAFLTAYHALFHVVKLEKGQRILIHAAAGGVGMAAVQLAKHVGAEIYATASPAKWPALRALGLDDEHLASSRDLEFEDKFRATSDGRGVDVVLNSLAHGFVDASLRLLPNGGHFIEMGKTDIRAPQQVAADHPGVDYQAFDLSEEDLDATHERLRALMELFADGRIHLNPLSVRSIRDARKAFRDMSQGRHVGKLVLEVGDAFGGGTVLVTGGTGGVGALVARHLVAEHGVRSLVLASRSGTAADGAPELVSDLEGAGATVTVVACDVADRAAVADLLADLPRQHPLTAVVHAAGTLADGTVESLTAESLERVLRAKVGGAVNLHELTRDHTLSAFIQFSALAGTLGSAGQANYAAANTFLDGLAAQRRASGLAGTSLCWGWWEQRSGMTADLDQAALSRSRRLGVAAMPTPEALALFDSAHAIGTPVLIPARMDLAALRNMTGDELPPLLRDLVDGGRPPRGRTSTTGDSGPSAWPPCHRTRRRQLPSRGSANRPPSCSDTPPARASTPTRRSPTSDSTR, encoded by the coding sequence ATGGCTGAACCGAACGATGCCGTCGTCGAGGCATTGCGAACCTCTCTCAAGGAGAACGAACGCCTGCGCGGCGTGAACGCCGAGCTGTCCGCGGCGGCACACGAGCCCATCGCGATCGTCGGCATGAGCTGCCGCTATCCCGGCGGAGTGCGCTCACCGGAGGACCTGTGGGAGCTGGTCGCCGCCGGGCGGGACGCCATCTCCGGCTTCCCGCGCAACCGCGGCTGGGACGTCGACGGTCTCTACGCGCCCGAGCCGGGCACCCACGGCAAGTCGTACGTACGAGAAGGCGGCTTCCTGTACGACGCGGACGAATTCGACCCGGCCTTCTTCGAGATCAGCCCGCGCGAGGCGATGGCGATCGAACCGCAGCAGCGCCTGCTGCTGCAGTCCTCGTGGGAGGCGATCGAGCGGGCCGGCATCGACCCGACGACGCTGCGCGGCAGCCGCACCGGAGTCTTCGTGGGGATCGCGCGCCAGGAGTACGGGCCGGCGCTGCACGAGTCACCGGAAGCGCTCGAGGGCTACCTGATGATGGGCACCTCGGTCGCGGTCGCCTCCGGGCGCATCTCCTACGTGTGGGGATTCGAAGGACCGGCCGTCACGATCGACACGGCGTGCTCGTCGTCGCTGGTGACGATGCACATGGCCGCGCAGGCGCTGCGCAACGGCGAGTGCTCGCTGGCCCTCGCGGGCGGCGCGACGGTCATGGCGATGCCCGGCGTGTTCATCGAGTTCAGCCGCCAGCGCGGTCTCGCGGCGGACGGGCGGTGCAAGGCGTTCGCCGAGGCGGCGGACGGCACGGCCTGGGGCGAGGGCGTGGGGCTGCTGCTCCTCGAGCGCCTCTCCGACGCGCGGAAGAACGGCCACCAGGTCCTCGCCGTCATACGCGGCTCGGCCGTCAACCAAGACGGCGCTTCCAACGGCCTGACCGCCCCCAACGGCCCCTCCCAGCAACGCGTCATCCGCCAGGCCCTGGCCAACGCGCGGCTGACGGCGGACCAGGTGGACGCCGTCGAGGCGCACGGCACGGGCACCACCCTCGGCGACCCCATCGAAGCGCAGGCGCTCCTCGCCACCTACGGCAAGGACCGGCCCGTTGACCGGCCGCTGTGGCTGGGGTCGGTGAAGTCGAACATCGGCCACCCGCAGTGCGCGGCGGGCGCGGCGGGCGTCATCAAGATGGTCATGGCCATGCGCCACGGCACCCTGCCGAAGACGCTGCACGTGGACGAGCCGACGTCGCATGTGGACTGGTCGGCCGGCGCGGTGGAACTCCTCGCCGACAAGCGGCCGTGGCCGCAGACCGACGACCGGCCCCGGCGGGCCGCGGTGTCGGCGTTCGGCGTGAGCGGCACCAACGCGCACCTGATCCTCGAGCAGGCACCCGAGCAGGAGACCGCGCCCGAGCAGCCGACGGCGCCCGCCACCGTCGATCACGTGCCGGGCGGCACCGCCGGGCTGGTGCCGTGGGTCGTGTCGGCGCGGTCGGAGGACGGCTTGCGGGCCCAGGCGGAGCGACTGCGCGACTTCGCCGCCGCCGACGCGGGCCTGGACATCGCCGACGTCGGCTGGTCGCTGGTGTCGAGCCGGGCGCGGCTTGAGCACCGCGCGGTGGTCATCGGCCGTGACCGGGACGAGTTGCTGAGCGGTCTCGCGTCGTTGAGCGACGGCGCGGAGTCCGCCCGGGTGGCGCGTGGCGTCGCGGGCAGACTCGGCGCTTCCGCCTTCATGTTCCCGGGGCAGGGCGCGGGCTGGGCCGGTGTGGCCCGGCAGATGTACGACGCCTTCCCCGTCTTCGCGCAGAGCCTCGACGAGGTCTGCGCACGCTTCGACACCCACCTGCCCTACGAGCTGAAGCCCCTGCTCCTCGCCGACGCGCTCGCGGAGGACCAGGCCCAGCGAACCGACATCGCACAGCCCGCCCTCTTCGCCCTGCAAGTCAGCCTGTACCGGCTCATGACGCGGTACTGCCCGCGGCCGGACCGCCTGATCGGCCACTCGGTCGGCGAGATCACCGCCGCCCACGTGTCCGGCGCCCTCGACCTGGACGGCGCGACCAGGCTCGTGGCCGCTCGCGGACGGGTCATGCAGACGGTCACCGAGCGGGGCGCCATGCTGGCGGTGCGCGCCTCGCGAGACGAGGTGAGCGCCCTGCTCGGCCCGTACGACCGCATCGGCGTCGCGGCGGTCAACGGTCCGGAGTCGGTGGTGGTCTCGGGCGCCCGCGACGAGGTCCTCGCACTCCGGGACCGGCTCGTCGCCGACGGCACGCAGGCGAAACCACTGAAGGTGGACCACGCCTTCCACTCCCCGCTCATGGACCCGATCCTGGACGAGTTCGCGGCGTCGATCGACGCTCTCCCCGCGGGCGAGACGACGATCCCGGTCGTCTCCACGAGGCTGGGCCGCGAGGCCACGCTGGCGGAGCTGACGTCCGTCGAGCACTGGGTGAACCACGTCCGCGAACCCGTCCGCTTCTTCGACGCGGTGGAGCACGCCCGTGCGGCCGGTGCCCGCGTCTTCCTCGAAGTGGGCCCCGGATCGGCACTCGCGAGCATCACCAAAGAGGCCTTCGCCAGCGAGGGCGTGGACGACGCGGTGGTCCTCTCGGCGTCGCGGCGGGACCGCGAGGCACCGGAGGCCCTCATCGGCGCGCTGGCCCAACTCCACGTCCGGGGCGGGTCCGTGGACTGGGACGCCCTGTTCGGGACACGCCGACGGGTGGATCTTCCGACGTACGCGTTCGAGCGGCAGCGCTACTGGCTGGACCCCTCGGCCGCCGCGGGCGCCGCGGACGTGGCCTCCGCCGGTCTCTCGGCCCCGCAGCACCCGCTGCTCGGTGCCGTGGTGGACCACCCCGGCACCGGCGAGGTGGTGTTCACCGACCGGTGGTCCCTGCACACCCACGACTGGCTGGCCGACCACGCCGTGTTCGGCGCGGTCGTCGTACCGGGAACGGCCTACCTGGACCTGGCGCTCTGGGCGGGCGACTCCGTCGGGTGCGCGGCGATCGAGGAACTCTCCTTGGAAGTTCCCCTGATCCTGCCCGGCACGGGTGACGTGCAGGTGAGGGTCGTCGTCGGCGCGGCGGACGAGACGGGCCACCGCTCCCTGGACGTGTACTCGCGCTCCGGCGACGACGGCCGGACGGTGGGCGGCTGGACCCGGCACGCGACGGGCAGCCTGGCACCGGACGCACCGCGACCGGCCGAGCGGACCGAAGACGCGCGCTCACTCGCCGCATGGCCACCGGCCGGGGCGAAGCAGCTCGCCATCGACGGCTTCTACGACTCCCTCGCGGACACCGGCTTCGACTACGGTCCGACCTTCCGCGGGCTGCGAGAGGTGTGGCAGCACGGCGACGACCTCTACGTCCTTGCCGCACTGCCCACGACCCACGACGTGTCCGCCGACGGGTTCGCGCTGCATCCGGCGCTGATCGACTCGGTGCTCCACGCGGTGGCGGTCGGCGGCGTCCTCGACGTGACCGACGGCCAGGGCTGGATGCCGTTCTCGTGGTCCGGGGTGGACCTGACCGGGCAGTGCGGCCCGAGCGTGCGGGTCCGCATGACCCCGGCGGGCGAAGGCGTCGTGTCCTTGACGATCGCCGACGAACACGGCCGCGACATCGCGCACGTCGCGGCCCTGACGTTCCGACCGGCAGGCCCCGAGCACCTGCGCTCGGCACGAGGCGGGCACCAGCGATCGCTGTACGAACTGCGATGGCTCCCCCTCCAGCGGGGCACACGAGAAACCCACCGCGGACAGTGGGGCGTTCTCGGCGCCCGGGACGGCCTGGCCTCCCGGCTCTCCACGGCGGTGCCGTACGCGTCCCTGGACGACGTCCTCCAAGGCGAGGTCCCCCGGCACGTCGTCCTGTGCCTGGACGACTTCGTCACCGCGGGCACCGACCCGCTCGCCGAGGTCACCGACGCGGACACGCGCGTCCTCGACTGCGTCCAGCGGTTCCTCGCCGAGGAGCGGCTCTCCGGATCCACGCTGGTGGTGCTGACCCGGCTGGCCCTCGACACCGGCGGTGGGGAGAGCGTCGAAAGCCTCCCCGGCGCGTCCGTGTGGGGCCTGATCCGGTCCGCCCAGACAGAACACCCCGGCAGGTTCCGGCTGGTGGACATCGACGACGACGAGACGTCCTGGGCGTGCTTCCCCGACGTGCTCACCCTCGGCGATGAACAACTGGCGCTGCGCGGCGGCACGTACCTCATCCCGCGCATGGCACCGGCCGCACCCGCCGACCACCAGATCGAGCCGCCCCCCACCGGCGCTCACCGCCTCGGCATCCCGGTCAAGGGCACGCTGGAGAACCTGACCTGGGTGCCGTGCCCCGAGGTGCTCGAGCCCCTGACGAGCGGGCAGGTCCGCATCGCCGTGCAGGCCGCCGGGCTCAACTTCCGGGACGTCACGATCGCCCTCGGCCTGGTGGAGCGGACCGCCTTCGGCGCCGGAATCGGCAGTGAAGGAGCCGGAACGGTCCTCGAGGTGGCCGACGACGTCACCGGTCTTGCGCCGGGCGACCGGGTCATGGGCGCGTTCTCCGGCGCCTTCGGGCGCGTGGCCGTGACCGATCAGCGCCTGCTCGTGCCCATCCCCGACCGATGGAGCCACGCCGAAGCGGCATCCGTGCCGAGCGCCTTCCTCACCGCCTACCACGCGCTCTTCCACGTGGTGAAGCTCGAAAAGGGCCAGCGCATCCTCATCCACGCCGCGGCAGGCGGCGTCGGCATGGCCGCCGTCCAACTGGCCAAGCACGTCGGCGCCGAGATCTACGCGACCGCGAGCCCGGCCAAGTGGCCCGCCCTGCGCGCCCTCGGCCTGGACGACGAACACCTGGCGTCGTCGCGGGACCTGGAATTCGAGGACAAGTTCCGCGCCACCTCGGACGGCCGCGGCGTCGATGTCGTCCTGAACTCCCTCGCGCACGGATTCGTCGACGCCTCGCTGAGGCTGCTCCCCAACGGCGGGCACTTCATCGAGATGGGCAAGACCGACATCCGCGCCCCCCAGCAGGTGGCGGCCGACCACCCCGGAGTCGACTACCAGGCCTTCGACCTCTCCGAAGAAGACCTGGACGCGACCCACGAGCGGCTCCGAGCCCTCATGGAACTCTTCGCCGACGGGCGGATCCACCTGAACCCCCTCTCCGTACGGAGCATCCGCGACGCGCGCAAGGCGTTCCGCGACATGAGCCAGGGCCGCCACGTCGGCAAGCTGGTCCTCGAGGTCGGCGACGCCTTCGGCGGCGGCACCGTCCTTGTCACCGGCGGGACCGGGGGAGTGGGCGCGCTGGTGGCACGGCACCTCGTCGCCGAACACGGTGTGCGGAGCCTGGTCCTCGCCAGCCGTAGCGGAACGGCGGCCGACGGGGCTCCCGAGCTGGTCTCGGACCTGGAAGGGGCAGGCGCGACGGTCACGGTCGTGGCCTGCGACGTCGCGGACCGGGCCGCCGTCGCGGACCTGCTCGCGGACCTGCCTCGGCAGCACCCGCTGACGGCGGTCGTGCACGCGGCGGGCACGCTCGCCGACGGCACCGTCGAGTCACTGACCGCCGAGAGCCTCGAACGCGTGCTGCGGGCCAAGGTCGGCGGCGCGGTCAACCTGCACGAGCTGACCCGGGACCACACCCTGTCGGCGTTCATCCAGTTCTCCGCCCTCGCGGGCACGCTCGGCAGCGCGGGACAGGCGAACTACGCCGCGGCGAACACCTTCCTGGACGGTCTCGCGGCACAGCGCAGGGCGTCCGGCCTGGCCGGCACGTCGCTGTGCTGGGGCTGGTGGGAGCAGCGCAGCGGCATGACCGCGGACCTGGACCAAGCCGCCCTCTCCCGGTCCCGGCGCCTCGGCGTCGCCGCGATGCCGACGCCCGAAGCGCTGGCCCTGTTCGACTCGGCCCACGCGATCGGCACACCCGTACTCATCCCGGCCCGGATGGACCTGGCCGCGCTGCGCAACATGACCGGCGACGAACTGCCGCCCCTGCTGCGCGACCTCGTCGACGGCGGCCGTCCACCCCGTGGCCGGACGAGCACCACCGGCGACAGCGGCCCCTCGGCCTGGCCACCCTGCCACAGGACGAGGCGGCGGCAGTTGCCCTCACGTGGGTCCGCGAACAGGCCGCCATCGTGCTCGGACACCCCACCAGCGAGGGCGTCGACGCCGACCAGGCGTTCACCCACCTCGGATTCGACTCGCTGA
- a CDS encoding acyl carrier protein, whose translation MLGHPTSEGVDADQAFTHLGFDSLTAVELCNRLASSTGLRLPSTLVFSYPTPRELSQHICGLLRPAADPQAADDARIRDVLRTVSIESLRNAGLLERVLACADPSPTGTHGPAPDAAPDAGTGADELGDLDLEALVDLALDERDK comes from the coding sequence GTGCTCGGACACCCCACCAGCGAGGGCGTCGACGCCGACCAGGCGTTCACCCACCTCGGATTCGACTCGCTGACCGCGGTCGAACTGTGCAACCGCCTGGCTTCCTCGACCGGACTGCGCCTGCCGTCCACGCTCGTCTTCAGCTACCCCACACCCCGCGAGCTGAGCCAGCACATCTGCGGTCTGCTGCGTCCGGCAGCGGACCCGCAGGCGGCCGATGACGCGCGGATCCGAGACGTACTACGGACCGTCTCGATCGAAAGCCTGCGCAACGCGGGCCTATTGGAACGGGTCCTGGCGTGCGCCGACCCGTCTCCCACGGGCACCCACGGACCCGCGCCCGACGCGGCCCCCGACGCGGGCACGGGCGCGGACGAACTGGGGGACCTGGACCTGGAAGCACTGGTCGATCTGGCTCTGGACGAGAGGGACAAGTGA